The genomic region GGTATGGTGTTCACAGTGCAGAAAGCACTGCCGCTGATGACTGCAGGAAGTGCCGTCGTCCTCAACGGCTCAATTGCTGGCAGTAAAGGCCTGCCAAACCAGTCTCTTTATAACGCCAGCAAGGCAGCGGTGCGCTCGTTCGCCCGAAGCTGGACAAATGAGCTTAAGGAGCGAGGCATCCGCGTCAACGTCGTCTCGCCTGGCGGAACAGAAACACGGCTGATACGCAGCTACCTTGATACACAGCCAGAAGTAGAAGAAGCGCTCAATAGAAGCGTGCCCCTTGGGAGATTGGGAGAACCGGACGAGGTGGCACGCGCAGTCCTCTTCCTGGCATCAAGCGAGAGTAGCTTTGTCGCTGGACATGAACTCTTTGTCGATGGCGGTGTCGCCGCGGTTTAGGCCTCGGGCATCGCAATGCCATTGCAATCCGGGCCTCACCGTAACTACCTGTGGTTGACCTAGTCCGCCTTGCGGTTCCGCAATGCCTCGGCCTGGGCGTAGAACTTCTTTTCCCATTCCTTGTGATTGTCGAGACCTTCGCGGATGAATGGGGTGAAGATCGCCAGGTTCATCAGCATCCAGTTGACGAAATTGGCCGGGAAACGGGTTGGCTTGTTGAAGTCGACGAACAGCACGACGCGGGTCTTGTCAGTATGGTTCCAGGCCTCGTGCTCGTAGGCGTCGTCGAAAATGAGGACTTTGCCTTCCTGCCAGTGGCAAATCTGGTCCTTGACGCGGATCGCCAGTTTGTCAGCCGGTTCAGGCACGATCAGCCCCAGATGAAGGCGCAACACGCCATTATAGGGGCCGCGATGGGCCGGCAGGTGCTTGCCCGGTTCGAAGATCGAAAACATCGCCGTTTTCATGCCGGGAATTTTCTGCACGACCCGCCACGTATCCGGGCAGGCCTGGATGTTCTGCTCGGATTTCAGCCCGAAGCCGGCGAGGAAGAATGTCCTCCAGTGGCTGTCCGTCGAGATCGTCTTCACATCCGTGGAAATTTCCTGGAAGGTCGGCAATTCGCTTTGGCGCAGCAACACGCGATCGAGTTCGGCGCGGATCAGCGGCCAGTCCTTCTCGATCTCGGCGACCCAGGGAAAGATCGCATTGTCGTAGACGGGGGGATTGCCGAGCTTGGCGTATTTCAGGTTCAGCCGTTCGGCCCAGGCGACGATGCCCATGAAGAAGCGTGTCATGGCTCCCGGGCGCTCCATCGGCGCGATTCCGGTCGTGGCGAAAGTCTGGTCGGAAGG from Rhizobium tumorigenes harbors:
- a CDS encoding aspartyl/asparaginyl beta-hydroxylase domain-containing protein, which encodes MTDTLTNSSSVEPKPSDQTFATTGIAPMERPGAMTRFFMGIVAWAERLNLKYAKLGNPPVYDNAIFPWVAEIEKDWPLIRAELDRVLLRQSELPTFQEISTDVKTISTDSHWRTFFLAGFGLKSEQNIQACPDTWRVVQKIPGMKTAMFSIFEPGKHLPAHRGPYNGVLRLHLGLIVPEPADKLAIRVKDQICHWQEGKVLIFDDAYEHEAWNHTDKTRVVLFVDFNKPTRFPANFVNWMLMNLAIFTPFIREGLDNHKEWEKKFYAQAEALRNRKAD
- a CDS encoding SDR family NAD(P)-dependent oxidoreductase is translated as MKKRFENKVVVITGGSDGIGLATAKLFAIEGAHVYITGRRQELLAEAVKEIGHRAVGVQGDVTKSADVVRLYEQIQSDHQRVDVVFANAGIYEVVPLDAIDETHFDSIFNVNVKGMVFTVQKALPLMTAGSAVVLNGSIAGSKGLPNQSLYNASKAAVRSFARSWTNELKERGIRVNVVSPGGTETRLIRSYLDTQPEVEEALNRSVPLGRLGEPDEVARAVLFLASSESSFVAGHELFVDGGVAAV